The following are encoded together in the Perca flavescens isolate YP-PL-M2 chromosome 22, PFLA_1.0, whole genome shotgun sequence genome:
- the nktr gene encoding NK-tumor recognition protein isoform X2: protein MGVKDRPQCYFDVELNREPVGRIVFQLFSDVCPKTSKNFLCLCTGEKGTGKITGKNLCYKGSTFHRVVKNFMVQGGDFTEGNGRGGESIYGGYFEDENFTLKHDRAFLLSMANRGKDTNGSQFFITTRTAPHLDGVHVVFGLVISGFEVIKKVEGLKTDSASRPYADVRVIDCGQLITKSANDVLEGKRKRNSDSSDSSLDFHDSSSQFSSSVGSENESDEKQKHHKHKGHAKSKPSKKKRRESKKEKNIDVLPSKQSSHSPVEREMLQGEDEVEEEKEQSGRREKPVVRPEEIPPVPENRFLLRRDMPSQEDKTEIVEKEETSLAADKKPAVSKSGRKIKGRGTMRYHTPTRSKSRSASVEERGSSETPPHWKEEMKRTKVYQPPSIERWSKGDKWEDRSDSAWSQSAEHSSDRSSERSSLHCQHKKEKKKAKHKKKAKKQKHGKKKSSKNKPQEPRLSVGERSVSSERKSRRSRSPSRSSSNPHHSSTRRRRRSSLSFRDSRSYSRSYTSSQSRTRGRSRSYSRSRSLSRSRSRSLSRSRSQSYSRSLSRSRYRSRSLSPPRKKSPSRSQRKRKASKPKADTMMSEKLPESKVKPVPRLSSVPTPESVPVIPMSDSPPPSRWKPGQKPWKPSYIHIQEIKAKVAPSSSTGQTVASVTEKAQTSVKPKCLPGDSESHKPAGRSHSRSSRSKSCSRSYSRSKSKSYSRSRSRSPHQNNSRSSSISKPDSENAQKTCGNKRSSLDKEWKEYYSSLRRIKNLDKYISLASSQDAQSGSENEHSPDISVSGRSGSLEKGGSQDHEAKHYSSVLPESFNIKSEWDSDSDKVGQSNSAKQKQAVQSSESLDKKVSAPTGWNSESDSENITARTLAISEKEEGEASSESEYETIRKTSEAVTALAHKIAAAAAAASGQPEESGEKAAEPEKHKSKKKAKRKHKHKRRSENKSSSRQSKDKGKRSKRQQQKLKETFHWQPPLEFGEEEEEDESKREKPSPGRVVKERPGVGIVSKILTSEQERPQQRAKECINKNPKHTEPHLQSSNRNGANLPKEQESLDDMDICTPEHDAEIIEPLRTLDAYYNSPELTLKSTSKSSDMASGDCALTPSKEPPSVTCTTAAGGLREEATTGKAVGTVINFKWRPLKGMSALQNVNVPPVATKNIQLQENQTSNQQGVRMEIKSKSRVRPGSLFDEVRKTARLNQRPRNQESSSEERSPSGGNTRGTSRTRSQKKSRSVSSHRSRSRGWSRSYSRSRSRSRSSSSSSRSRSRSRRRRGRGRSRSRSSTYRSYRSRSRTYSTSHSRSRSHRRHQRSRSDSSQSYSSRSRSASRRRGRRRSDSYRSSDRRSRSYRSSSRSSSRRRSHSRSSRYS from the exons ATGGGGGTGAAAGACCGTCCTCAGTGTTACTTCGATGTGGAGCTCAACCGGGAGCCAG tTGGGCGCATAGTCTTTCAACTATTTTCAGATGTTTGTCCCAAGACAAGCAAAAACTTTCTCTGTTTGTGCACCG GTGAAAAGGGAACTGGCAAAATCACAGGGAAAAACCTGTGCTACAAAGGCTCCACATTTCACAGAGTTGTAAAGAACTTTATGGTCCAGGGAGGCGACTTCACCGAAG GaaatggaagaggaggagagtcCATTTacggtggctactttgaag ATGAGAACTTCACTCTCAAACACGACAGAGCCTTCCTGTTGTCGATGGCCAATCGTGGGAAGGACACCAACGGTTCACAGTTTTTCAT CACAACCAGAACAGCACCTCATCTCGATGG AGTCCATGTCGTCTTTGGTCTGGTCATCTCCGGCTTTGAAGTGATAAAGAAGGTCGAGGGGCTGAAGACGGATTCAGCCAGCAGACCCTACGCTGATGTGAGAGTGATAGACTGTGGGCAACTCATCACCAAGTCCGCTAATGATG TTCTTGAAGGCAAGAGGAAAAGAAACTCCGATTCTTCTGACTCGTCCCTCGATTTCCATGACTCGTCCTCTCAGTTCTCCTCTTCAGTGGGATCGGAAAATGAATCTGATGAAAAGCAAAAACATCACAAGCACAAGGGACATGCAAAGAGTAAACCGTctaaaaagaaaaggagggaaTCAAAGAAGGAGAAAAACATTGATGTTCTGCCCTCCAAGCaaag CTCTCACAGTCCTGTGGAAAGAGAGATGCTGCAGGGAGAAGATGAagtggaggaagagaaggagcagagtgggaggagagagaagcctGTAGTCCGACCAGAGGAAATCCCTCCGGTGCCAGAGAACCGCTTCTTGCTGCGACGGGACATGCCATCTCAGGAAGATAAAACGGAGAT AGTTGAGAAAGAAGAAACGTCTCTTGCAGCTGACAAGAAACCAGCAGTCTCTAAGTCTGGACGGAAGATCAAAGGCAGAGGAACAATG AGATATCACACCCCCACAAGGTCTAAATCACGCTCTGCATCTGTGGAAGAACGTGGTAGCAGTGAAACTCCGCCACACTGGAAAGAAGAGATGAAGAGAACGAAAGTTTATCAACCGCCGAGCATCGAGAGGTGGAGCAAAGGAGACAA ATGGGAGGACAGAAGTGACTCTGCATGGTCCCAGTCTGCAGAACACTCCTCAGACCGCAGCTCTGAGAGGTCCAGCCTGCACTGCCAAcacaagaaagagaagaagaaagccaAACACAAGAAGAAGGCCAAAAAACAGAAGCATGGCAAGAAGAAGAGCTCTAAGAACAAGCCACAAGAGCCTCGTCTGTCAGTGGGTGAGAGGTCAGTGTCTTCAGAAAGAAAGTCCAGAAGATCCCGCTCTCCATCCCGCTCCTCTTCAAATCCGCATCATTCGTCAACTCGGAGGAGACGGCGGTCCTCGCTGTCTTTCAGAGACTCGCGGTCCTACTCTAGGTCTTACACATCCAGTCAGTCCAGAACTAGAGGGAGGTCCAGGTCTTATTCAAGATCCAGAAGCCTTTCTAGGTCTAGAAGTCGGTCTTTGTCTAGATCCAGATCTCAGTCCTATTCTCGATCCCTATCCAGATCCAGGTACAGATCTAGGTCTTTGTCTCCACCGAGAAAGAAGAGTCCATCCAGATcccagagaaagaggaaagccAGCAAGCCCAAAGCGGACACCATGATGTCCGAAAAGCTTCCAGAGAGCAAAGTCAAACCTGTCCCTAGACTCTCGAGTGTCCCGACTCCTGAAAGTGTCCCTGTGATCCCAATGAGCGACAGTCCCCCACCCTCACGCTGGAAACCCGGTCAAAAACCCTGGAAGCCCTCTTACATCCACATTCAGGAGATTAAAGCTAAAGTAGCTCCTAGCTCCTCCACTGGACAAACAGTAGCTAGTGTTACAGAAAAAGCTCAGACTTCTGTTAAACCAAAGTGTCTGCCAGGTGACTCTGAAAGCCACAAACCTGCAGGGCGCTCACACAGCAGGTCCTCCAGAAGCAAGTCCTGCAGCCGCTCATACAGCCGCTCAAAGAGCAAAAGTTACAGTAGGTCCAGGTCCAGATCCCCTCATCAGAATAACAGCAGGTCATCCTCCATCAGCAAACCAGACTCTGAAAACGCCCAGAAAACATGTGGCAACAAGAGGAGTTCACTAGACAAGGAATGGAAAGAGTATTACAGCTCTCTGAGGAGGATAAAAAATTTAGACAAGTACATTTCACTCGCCAGTAGTCAAGATGCTCAGTCAGGATCAGAGAACGAGCATAGTCCTGATATCAGTGTCTCGGGGAGAAGTGGCTCCTTGGAGAAAGGCGGCTCACAGGATCACGAGGCAAAGCATTACAGCTCAGTGCTGCCGGAGAGCTTTAATATCAAGTCTGAATGGGATAGTGACAGTGATAAAGTGGGCCAAAGCAACAGTGCAAAGCAGAAACAAGCCGTTCAGTCCAGTGAATCTCTTGACAAGAAGGTCTCTGCGCCTACTGGATGGAATTCAGAAAGTGATTCTGAAAATATAACCGCCAGGACATTGGCCATATCTGAAAAAGAGGAAGGGGAGGCTagttcagaatcagaatatGAGACTATCAGAAAGACATCGGAGGCAGTGACTGCACTGGCACACAagattgctgctgctgctgctgctgcttctggtCAGCCAGAggaaagtggggaaaaggctGCAGAGCCAGAGAAGCACAAGAGCAAGAAGAAGGCCAAACGTAAGCATAAACACAAGAGAAGAAGTGAGAACAAAAGCAGTTCCCGTCAAAGTAAGGACAAAGGAAAGAGATCAAAGAGACAACAGCAGAAGCTCAAAGAGACATTTCACTGGCAGCCTCCTTTAGAGTTcggggaggaggaagaagaggatgaaTCAAAACGAGAGAAACCTAGTCCTGGTAGAGTTGTCAAAGAAAGGCCTGGTGTAGGCATTGTGAGTAAAATATTAACTAGCGAACAAGAGCGGCCGCAACAGAGAGCAAAAGAATGTATCAACAAAAACCCCAAACACACTGAACCTCATCTTCAGTCATCCAACAGGAACGGTGCTAATTTACCCAAAGAGCAAGAGTCCTTAGATGATATGGACATTTGTACCCCAGAGCATGATGCTGAAATTATAGAACCTCTACGCACACTGGATGCTTATTATAACTCCCCTGAATTAACCCTAAAATCTACCTCAAAGTCTTCAGATATGGCAAGTGGAGATTGTGCTTTAACTCCTAGCAAAGAACCACCGTCTGTAACCTGCACAACAGCAGCTGGTGGACTGCGAGAAGAAGCAACCACTGGCAAAGCTGTTGGCACTGTAATTAATTTTAAATGGAGGCCTTTAAAGGGAATGTCAGCTCTACAGAACGTGAATGTGCCGCCCGTCGCCACAAAAAACATCCAACTTCAAGAGAACCAGACCTCCAACCAGCAGGGAGTGAGAATGGAGATAAAAAGCAAAAGCCGGGTCCGACCGGGATCTCTGTTCGACGAGGTTCGCAAGACCGCGCGGCTCAACCAGAGGCCGAGGAACCAGGAGAGCTCCAGCGAGGAGAGGTCCCCCTCCGGGGGAAATACACGGGGAACGTCGCGCACACGGTCCCAGAAGAAGTCGCGCTCCGTTTCCAGCCACCGGTCCCGCTCCAGAGGCTGGTCGCGTTCCTACAGCCGGTCCAGGAGTAGGTCCCGCAGCTCCAGCTCCTCTTCCAG GAGCCGTAGCAGGAGTCGGAGGAGACGTGGAAGAGGACGGTCGCGCTCTCGTAGCAGCACATATCGAAGTTACAGGAGTCGCAG TCGGACGTACAGTACAAGTCATTCCAGAAGTCGCTCACATCGTCGGCATCAGAGATCCAG GTCCGACTCCTCCCAAAGTTATTCCAGTCGGAGTCGGAGTGCGAGCAGGAGACGAGGGCGCAGACGAAGTGACAGCTACAGGAGCTCGGACCGCCGATCCCG GTCATATCGCTCATCCAGCCGCAGTTCTTCCAGGCGCAGAAGCCACAGTCGCAGCAGTCGGTACAGTTGA
- the nktr gene encoding NK-tumor recognition protein isoform X1 — translation MGVKDRPQCYFDVELNREPVGRIVFQLFSDVCPKTSKNFLCLCTGEKGTGKITGKNLCYKGSTFHRVVKNFMVQGGDFTEGNGRGGESIYGGYFEDENFTLKHDRAFLLSMANRGKDTNGSQFFITTRTAPHLDGVHVVFGLVISGFEVIKKVEGLKTDSASRPYADVRVIDCGQLITKSANDVLEGKRKRNSDSSDSSLDFHDSSSQFSSSVGSENESDEKQKHHKHKGHAKSKPSKKKRRESKKEKNIDVLPSKQSSHSPVEREMLQGEDEVEEEKEQSGRREKPVVRPEEIPPVPENRFLLRRDMPSQEDKTEIVEKEETSLAADKKPAVSKSGRKIKGRGTMRYHTPTRSKSRSASVEERGSSETPPHWKEEMKRTKVYQPPSIERWSKGDKLNDHSSSRWEDRSDSAWSQSAEHSSDRSSERSSLHCQHKKEKKKAKHKKKAKKQKHGKKKSSKNKPQEPRLSVGERSVSSERKSRRSRSPSRSSSNPHHSSTRRRRRSSLSFRDSRSYSRSYTSSQSRTRGRSRSYSRSRSLSRSRSRSLSRSRSQSYSRSLSRSRYRSRSLSPPRKKSPSRSQRKRKASKPKADTMMSEKLPESKVKPVPRLSSVPTPESVPVIPMSDSPPPSRWKPGQKPWKPSYIHIQEIKAKVAPSSSTGQTVASVTEKAQTSVKPKCLPGDSESHKPAGRSHSRSSRSKSCSRSYSRSKSKSYSRSRSRSPHQNNSRSSSISKPDSENAQKTCGNKRSSLDKEWKEYYSSLRRIKNLDKYISLASSQDAQSGSENEHSPDISVSGRSGSLEKGGSQDHEAKHYSSVLPESFNIKSEWDSDSDKVGQSNSAKQKQAVQSSESLDKKVSAPTGWNSESDSENITARTLAISEKEEGEASSESEYETIRKTSEAVTALAHKIAAAAAAASGQPEESGEKAAEPEKHKSKKKAKRKHKHKRRSENKSSSRQSKDKGKRSKRQQQKLKETFHWQPPLEFGEEEEEDESKREKPSPGRVVKERPGVGIVSKILTSEQERPQQRAKECINKNPKHTEPHLQSSNRNGANLPKEQESLDDMDICTPEHDAEIIEPLRTLDAYYNSPELTLKSTSKSSDMASGDCALTPSKEPPSVTCTTAAGGLREEATTGKAVGTVINFKWRPLKGMSALQNVNVPPVATKNIQLQENQTSNQQGVRMEIKSKSRVRPGSLFDEVRKTARLNQRPRNQESSSEERSPSGGNTRGTSRTRSQKKSRSVSSHRSRSRGWSRSYSRSRSRSRSSSSSSRSRSRSRRRRGRGRSRSRSSTYRSYRSRSRTYSTSHSRSRSHRRHQRSRSDSSQSYSSRSRSASRRRGRRRSDSYRSSDRRSRSYRSSSRSSSRRRSHSRSSRYS, via the exons ATGGGGGTGAAAGACCGTCCTCAGTGTTACTTCGATGTGGAGCTCAACCGGGAGCCAG tTGGGCGCATAGTCTTTCAACTATTTTCAGATGTTTGTCCCAAGACAAGCAAAAACTTTCTCTGTTTGTGCACCG GTGAAAAGGGAACTGGCAAAATCACAGGGAAAAACCTGTGCTACAAAGGCTCCACATTTCACAGAGTTGTAAAGAACTTTATGGTCCAGGGAGGCGACTTCACCGAAG GaaatggaagaggaggagagtcCATTTacggtggctactttgaag ATGAGAACTTCACTCTCAAACACGACAGAGCCTTCCTGTTGTCGATGGCCAATCGTGGGAAGGACACCAACGGTTCACAGTTTTTCAT CACAACCAGAACAGCACCTCATCTCGATGG AGTCCATGTCGTCTTTGGTCTGGTCATCTCCGGCTTTGAAGTGATAAAGAAGGTCGAGGGGCTGAAGACGGATTCAGCCAGCAGACCCTACGCTGATGTGAGAGTGATAGACTGTGGGCAACTCATCACCAAGTCCGCTAATGATG TTCTTGAAGGCAAGAGGAAAAGAAACTCCGATTCTTCTGACTCGTCCCTCGATTTCCATGACTCGTCCTCTCAGTTCTCCTCTTCAGTGGGATCGGAAAATGAATCTGATGAAAAGCAAAAACATCACAAGCACAAGGGACATGCAAAGAGTAAACCGTctaaaaagaaaaggagggaaTCAAAGAAGGAGAAAAACATTGATGTTCTGCCCTCCAAGCaaag CTCTCACAGTCCTGTGGAAAGAGAGATGCTGCAGGGAGAAGATGAagtggaggaagagaaggagcagagtgggaggagagagaagcctGTAGTCCGACCAGAGGAAATCCCTCCGGTGCCAGAGAACCGCTTCTTGCTGCGACGGGACATGCCATCTCAGGAAGATAAAACGGAGAT AGTTGAGAAAGAAGAAACGTCTCTTGCAGCTGACAAGAAACCAGCAGTCTCTAAGTCTGGACGGAAGATCAAAGGCAGAGGAACAATG AGATATCACACCCCCACAAGGTCTAAATCACGCTCTGCATCTGTGGAAGAACGTGGTAGCAGTGAAACTCCGCCACACTGGAAAGAAGAGATGAAGAGAACGAAAGTTTATCAACCGCCGAGCATCGAGAGGTGGAGCAAAGGAGACAA ATTGAATGACCATTCCTCAAGCAGATGGGAGGACAGAAGTGACTCTGCATGGTCCCAGTCTGCAGAACACTCCTCAGACCGCAGCTCTGAGAGGTCCAGCCTGCACTGCCAAcacaagaaagagaagaagaaagccaAACACAAGAAGAAGGCCAAAAAACAGAAGCATGGCAAGAAGAAGAGCTCTAAGAACAAGCCACAAGAGCCTCGTCTGTCAGTGGGTGAGAGGTCAGTGTCTTCAGAAAGAAAGTCCAGAAGATCCCGCTCTCCATCCCGCTCCTCTTCAAATCCGCATCATTCGTCAACTCGGAGGAGACGGCGGTCCTCGCTGTCTTTCAGAGACTCGCGGTCCTACTCTAGGTCTTACACATCCAGTCAGTCCAGAACTAGAGGGAGGTCCAGGTCTTATTCAAGATCCAGAAGCCTTTCTAGGTCTAGAAGTCGGTCTTTGTCTAGATCCAGATCTCAGTCCTATTCTCGATCCCTATCCAGATCCAGGTACAGATCTAGGTCTTTGTCTCCACCGAGAAAGAAGAGTCCATCCAGATcccagagaaagaggaaagccAGCAAGCCCAAAGCGGACACCATGATGTCCGAAAAGCTTCCAGAGAGCAAAGTCAAACCTGTCCCTAGACTCTCGAGTGTCCCGACTCCTGAAAGTGTCCCTGTGATCCCAATGAGCGACAGTCCCCCACCCTCACGCTGGAAACCCGGTCAAAAACCCTGGAAGCCCTCTTACATCCACATTCAGGAGATTAAAGCTAAAGTAGCTCCTAGCTCCTCCACTGGACAAACAGTAGCTAGTGTTACAGAAAAAGCTCAGACTTCTGTTAAACCAAAGTGTCTGCCAGGTGACTCTGAAAGCCACAAACCTGCAGGGCGCTCACACAGCAGGTCCTCCAGAAGCAAGTCCTGCAGCCGCTCATACAGCCGCTCAAAGAGCAAAAGTTACAGTAGGTCCAGGTCCAGATCCCCTCATCAGAATAACAGCAGGTCATCCTCCATCAGCAAACCAGACTCTGAAAACGCCCAGAAAACATGTGGCAACAAGAGGAGTTCACTAGACAAGGAATGGAAAGAGTATTACAGCTCTCTGAGGAGGATAAAAAATTTAGACAAGTACATTTCACTCGCCAGTAGTCAAGATGCTCAGTCAGGATCAGAGAACGAGCATAGTCCTGATATCAGTGTCTCGGGGAGAAGTGGCTCCTTGGAGAAAGGCGGCTCACAGGATCACGAGGCAAAGCATTACAGCTCAGTGCTGCCGGAGAGCTTTAATATCAAGTCTGAATGGGATAGTGACAGTGATAAAGTGGGCCAAAGCAACAGTGCAAAGCAGAAACAAGCCGTTCAGTCCAGTGAATCTCTTGACAAGAAGGTCTCTGCGCCTACTGGATGGAATTCAGAAAGTGATTCTGAAAATATAACCGCCAGGACATTGGCCATATCTGAAAAAGAGGAAGGGGAGGCTagttcagaatcagaatatGAGACTATCAGAAAGACATCGGAGGCAGTGACTGCACTGGCACACAagattgctgctgctgctgctgctgcttctggtCAGCCAGAggaaagtggggaaaaggctGCAGAGCCAGAGAAGCACAAGAGCAAGAAGAAGGCCAAACGTAAGCATAAACACAAGAGAAGAAGTGAGAACAAAAGCAGTTCCCGTCAAAGTAAGGACAAAGGAAAGAGATCAAAGAGACAACAGCAGAAGCTCAAAGAGACATTTCACTGGCAGCCTCCTTTAGAGTTcggggaggaggaagaagaggatgaaTCAAAACGAGAGAAACCTAGTCCTGGTAGAGTTGTCAAAGAAAGGCCTGGTGTAGGCATTGTGAGTAAAATATTAACTAGCGAACAAGAGCGGCCGCAACAGAGAGCAAAAGAATGTATCAACAAAAACCCCAAACACACTGAACCTCATCTTCAGTCATCCAACAGGAACGGTGCTAATTTACCCAAAGAGCAAGAGTCCTTAGATGATATGGACATTTGTACCCCAGAGCATGATGCTGAAATTATAGAACCTCTACGCACACTGGATGCTTATTATAACTCCCCTGAATTAACCCTAAAATCTACCTCAAAGTCTTCAGATATGGCAAGTGGAGATTGTGCTTTAACTCCTAGCAAAGAACCACCGTCTGTAACCTGCACAACAGCAGCTGGTGGACTGCGAGAAGAAGCAACCACTGGCAAAGCTGTTGGCACTGTAATTAATTTTAAATGGAGGCCTTTAAAGGGAATGTCAGCTCTACAGAACGTGAATGTGCCGCCCGTCGCCACAAAAAACATCCAACTTCAAGAGAACCAGACCTCCAACCAGCAGGGAGTGAGAATGGAGATAAAAAGCAAAAGCCGGGTCCGACCGGGATCTCTGTTCGACGAGGTTCGCAAGACCGCGCGGCTCAACCAGAGGCCGAGGAACCAGGAGAGCTCCAGCGAGGAGAGGTCCCCCTCCGGGGGAAATACACGGGGAACGTCGCGCACACGGTCCCAGAAGAAGTCGCGCTCCGTTTCCAGCCACCGGTCCCGCTCCAGAGGCTGGTCGCGTTCCTACAGCCGGTCCAGGAGTAGGTCCCGCAGCTCCAGCTCCTCTTCCAG GAGCCGTAGCAGGAGTCGGAGGAGACGTGGAAGAGGACGGTCGCGCTCTCGTAGCAGCACATATCGAAGTTACAGGAGTCGCAG TCGGACGTACAGTACAAGTCATTCCAGAAGTCGCTCACATCGTCGGCATCAGAGATCCAG GTCCGACTCCTCCCAAAGTTATTCCAGTCGGAGTCGGAGTGCGAGCAGGAGACGAGGGCGCAGACGAAGTGACAGCTACAGGAGCTCGGACCGCCGATCCCG GTCATATCGCTCATCCAGCCGCAGTTCTTCCAGGCGCAGAAGCCACAGTCGCAGCAGTCGGTACAGTTGA